From the Candidatus Binatia bacterium genome, one window contains:
- a CDS encoding DUF4142 domain-containing protein: MRHLIRTNGLAVLAAALLFGLAGQAQAQTGYDRRMTRDVLSKLHHVNQMEIRLGTLAMAKGQSPEVRSYGRRLRNDHRRNDRQVMRLADREGLELRVIAPDAHERALSRRLRNSHGSAFDNEFLNAMAQGHAQVLQEMREAHRNLRDPEARRLIGDTLPALRSHRNMAREYRSQI; this comes from the coding sequence ATGAGACACCTCATTCGAACGAACGGCCTCGCCGTGCTGGCCGCCGCCCTGCTGTTTGGGCTCGCGGGCCAGGCGCAGGCCCAAACCGGCTACGACCGCCGCATGACGCGGGACGTGCTGTCGAAGCTGCACCATGTGAACCAGATGGAAATCCGGCTGGGGACGCTCGCGATGGCCAAGGGGCAGTCCCCGGAGGTCAGGAGCTATGGGCGCCGCCTCCGGAACGACCACAGGCGGAACGACCGGCAAGTCATGAGACTCGCGGACCGCGAAGGCCTCGAGCTCCGCGTCATCGCGCCGGACGCGCATGAGCGCGCCCTGTCGCGGCGGCTGCGGAACTCCCACGGGTCCGCGTTCGACAACGAGTTCCTGAACGCGATGGCCCAGGGGCACGCCCAGGTGCTGCAGGAGATGCGCGAGGCGCACCGGAACCTGCGCGACCCCGAAGCCAGGAGACTGATCGGAGACACGCTCCCCGCGCTCCGGAGTCATCGCAACATGGCCCGCGAGTATCGCAGCCAGATCTGA
- a CDS encoding phosphatase PAP2 family protein: MNEAAPETPGALHRAIDTKAFEHPPIRKYRAAAFQAYVLIATVVFVVLAVAAHYVPYFRIDLVITRAFQSDKGALFDGLMRGLSWVGFVPQVDLLIVLMIAVLFLLGLRWEAVAAMFAALGPVVGSLIKLIVARPRPSADVVHVLRRLDTLSFPSGHVLLATAFYGFLAFLSYALLKPGWLRTILLVIFGVFIALMGPSRIYLGQHWFSDVMGAYVLGSLWLALSVRVYRWGKLRFFLDQPVAAEKPPPSAGGR; the protein is encoded by the coding sequence ATGAACGAAGCGGCCCCGGAGACCCCGGGCGCGCTCCACCGGGCGATCGACACGAAGGCCTTCGAGCACCCGCCGATCCGAAAGTACCGGGCGGCGGCCTTCCAGGCCTACGTGCTCATCGCCACCGTCGTGTTCGTCGTGCTCGCGGTGGCCGCGCACTACGTGCCGTACTTCCGAATCGACCTCGTCATCACGCGGGCGTTCCAGAGCGACAAGGGAGCGCTTTTCGACGGCTTGATGCGCGGACTGTCCTGGGTGGGGTTCGTCCCCCAGGTGGATCTCCTGATCGTGCTGATGATCGCCGTCCTGTTCCTGCTGGGCCTTCGATGGGAGGCGGTCGCGGCGATGTTCGCCGCCCTGGGCCCGGTGGTCGGATCGCTGATCAAGCTGATCGTCGCGCGACCCCGCCCGAGCGCCGACGTCGTCCACGTGCTGCGGCGACTCGACACGCTGAGCTTTCCCAGCGGACACGTGCTCCTGGCCACCGCGTTCTACGGATTCCTCGCGTTCCTCAGCTACGCGCTTCTCAAGCCGGGCTGGCTACGGACCATCCTTCTCGTGATCTTCGGGGTGTTCATCGCCCTGATGGGCCCCTCGCGCATCTACCTCGGCCAGCATTGGTTCAGCGACGTGATGGGGGCGTACGTCCTGGGGAGCCTGTGGCTCGCCCTCTCGGTGCGGGTCTACCGGTGGGGGAAGCTGCGGTTCTTCCTGGATCAGCCGGTCGCGGCGGAGAAGCCGCCGCCATCAGCGGGCGGGCGCTAG